One genomic region from Cumulibacter manganitolerans encodes:
- the lspA gene encoding signal peptidase II, whose product MTARRWTRPRIALALSVALLITLDLSVKAWAAQALAGGGTVGLHVIDLRLVFNSGMAFGLGDILPAWVILALTGLVTAGLAVLIWRTANSATLPVRIGLAAVLSGASANLLDRAADGAVTDYLHTGWFPTFNLADVFITTGAAALVMALWRSTEPPGATESGLRE is encoded by the coding sequence GTGACCGCGCGCAGATGGACCCGCCCACGCATCGCGCTGGCGCTCAGCGTCGCATTACTGATCACGCTCGACCTCAGCGTGAAAGCGTGGGCCGCGCAGGCGCTAGCCGGCGGCGGCACGGTGGGTCTGCACGTGATTGATCTGCGCCTGGTGTTCAACTCAGGAATGGCTTTCGGTCTCGGCGACATCCTGCCCGCCTGGGTCATTCTTGCACTCACGGGACTGGTCACCGCCGGCCTCGCGGTGCTCATCTGGCGCACCGCAAATAGCGCTACGCTACCTGTGCGGATCGGCCTGGCCGCGGTGCTGAGCGGAGCGTCTGCCAACCTGCTCGACCGCGCCGCTGACGGAGCCGTGACCGACTACCTGCACACCGGCTGGTTTCCGACCTTCAACCTCGCCGACGTCTTCATCACCACAGGCGCCGCCGCACTGGTCATGGCACTGTGGCGAAGCACCGAGCCACCAGGCGCCACCGAGTCGGGTCTAAGAGAATGA
- a CDS encoding ArsR/SmtB family transcription factor, which translates to MTMNADGCVALAVVDFDPAVALFHSLSDRTRLAIVRRLAAGEARVADLVAETGLAQSTVSAHVACLRDCDLVRGRPEGRQVFYSLTCPELMDVLSSAETLLAATGNAVALCPAYGADAASAASAKQAVAHRTGNAR; encoded by the coding sequence ATGACGATGAATGCGGATGGGTGTGTCGCATTAGCTGTTGTGGACTTCGATCCTGCGGTCGCGTTGTTCCACAGCTTGTCCGACAGGACCCGGCTGGCGATCGTGCGCCGACTCGCTGCGGGAGAAGCGCGGGTGGCTGATCTTGTGGCCGAGACCGGTTTGGCGCAGTCGACGGTGTCGGCGCATGTGGCGTGTCTGCGGGACTGTGATCTGGTGCGGGGGCGACCTGAGGGTAGGCAGGTGTTCTACTCGCTGACGTGCCCCGAGCTGATGGATGTGCTGTCCTCGGCGGAAACTCTTCTGGCTGCGACCGGTAACGCGGTCGCGTTGTGCCCGGCCTACGGCGCCGATGCCGCCTCCGCTGCCTCAGCGAAGCAGGCAGTTGCCCACCGCACGGGGAACGCTCGATGA
- a CDS encoding undecaprenyl-diphosphate phosphatase — protein sequence MSWFSAIVLGLVQGLTEFLPISSSAHLRLVAELAGWPDPGAAFTAVTQLGTETAVLVYFRVEITAIVTTWTRAIWAPSLRSDPRARLGWYILLGTLPIAILGIALQDPIETAFRDLRIVAATLIGFGLILGLADRIATNQQPLHRMITYHALAFGFAQALALIPGVSRSGGTITAGLLLGYRREAAARISFLLAIPAVLASGTLELTKIGTANTPPWGPTALATLVSFVVGYAVIAWLLRYLTDHRFTAFVAYRVLLGSIVLALLGIGGLHPGTAANAN from the coding sequence TTGTCCTGGTTCAGCGCCATCGTCCTTGGGCTGGTGCAGGGGCTCACCGAGTTCCTGCCAATCTCTTCCTCGGCCCACCTGCGCCTGGTGGCTGAGCTCGCCGGTTGGCCCGACCCGGGAGCCGCGTTCACCGCCGTCACGCAACTGGGCACGGAGACCGCCGTCCTCGTGTACTTCCGGGTCGAGATCACTGCCATCGTCACCACCTGGACGCGGGCCATCTGGGCCCCCAGCCTGCGCTCCGATCCGCGCGCCCGCTTGGGCTGGTATATCTTGCTCGGCACCTTGCCCATCGCGATCCTCGGCATCGCGTTGCAAGACCCGATCGAGACCGCCTTCCGCGACCTGCGTATCGTCGCCGCCACCCTGATCGGCTTCGGCCTGATCCTCGGTCTCGCCGACAGAATCGCGACGAATCAGCAGCCGCTCCACCGAATGATCACCTACCATGCCCTTGCCTTCGGGTTCGCCCAGGCGCTCGCCCTGATCCCCGGCGTCTCGCGGTCCGGTGGCACTATCACCGCCGGGCTCCTGCTCGGCTACCGCCGCGAGGCCGCCGCTCGGATCTCCTTCCTGCTTGCCATCCCGGCGGTTCTCGCCTCGGGAACCCTCGAATTGACCAAGATCGGCACCGCCAACACCCCACCGTGGGGGCCGACCGCTCTGGCCACCCTGGTCTCGTTCGTCGTCGGGTACGCCGTCATCGCCTGGCTGCTGCGTTACCTCACCGACCACCGATTCACCGCCTTCGTCGCCTACCGCGTCCTTCTGGGCAGCATCGTCCTGGCGCTCCTCGGCATCGGAGGACTCCATCCCGGCACGGCCGCGAACGCCAACTAG
- a CDS encoding ZIP family metal transporter, with translation MSLVAQAAALVAFPVMAGAAGATVAVWKVPGPRLISGIQHFAAGVVVAALAGELLPDLRHEGNLGWAVAGFATGVALVLALAAYSRRLDQGQGSRRPQTTAERPDLIPVSQGVPVGFLAAVAIDLVIDGVLIGLGVRLGSTQGVILTIALTLEILFLSLSLAAELVDRGLPRRRSALICVGLTLCTALGAVGAAAALGGVGPAVLAFMLAFGAAALLYLAVEELLVEAHEQTETTLLSAMFFAGFLTIYILGELGP, from the coding sequence ATGAGCCTGGTAGCGCAAGCCGCGGCGCTGGTCGCCTTTCCCGTCATGGCCGGCGCCGCCGGCGCCACGGTCGCGGTCTGGAAGGTGCCCGGGCCACGCCTGATCAGCGGCATCCAGCACTTCGCCGCCGGCGTCGTGGTGGCCGCACTTGCCGGCGAGCTGCTGCCCGATTTGCGCCACGAGGGCAACCTGGGGTGGGCGGTGGCGGGGTTCGCCACCGGCGTCGCACTCGTGCTCGCTCTGGCTGCATACAGTCGACGGTTGGACCAAGGTCAAGGTTCAAGGCGACCGCAGACGACCGCCGAGCGTCCCGACTTGATTCCGGTCTCGCAGGGTGTGCCCGTCGGCTTCTTGGCCGCGGTAGCGATTGACCTGGTCATCGACGGCGTACTGATCGGGCTCGGTGTCCGCCTCGGCTCTACCCAGGGCGTCATCCTCACCATTGCGCTCACTTTGGAAATCCTGTTCCTCAGCCTCTCCCTCGCCGCTGAGCTGGTCGACCGGGGACTCCCGCGGCGCCGGTCCGCGTTGATCTGTGTCGGGCTCACGCTGTGCACTGCCCTGGGTGCCGTCGGTGCCGCGGCCGCCCTCGGCGGCGTCGGGCCCGCCGTGCTCGCCTTCATGCTGGCCTTCGGTGCCGCCGCACTCCTCTACCTCGCTGTCGAGGAACTCCTCGTTGAAGCCCACGAACAGACCGAGACCACCCTGCTCAGTGCTATGTTCTTCGCCGGCTTCCTCACGATCTACATCCTGGGCGAACTCGGTCCCTAG
- a CDS encoding ArsR/SmtB family transcription factor — protein MVGSGACIAEHVAGTGFQVTWPLLVCAEESARIADTFALLADPGRVRVVFALLDAGETLLCDVAEMVEMSSSALSHALRLLRTAGLVTNRRDGRMVHYRLADSHVRLLLDITREHLGHTAGARGV, from the coding sequence GTGGTCGGATCCGGCGCCTGCATCGCGGAACACGTCGCCGGGACCGGGTTTCAGGTCACTTGGCCGCTGCTGGTCTGCGCCGAGGAGTCGGCAAGGATCGCGGACACCTTCGCGCTGTTGGCCGATCCGGGACGGGTCCGGGTGGTGTTCGCCCTCCTGGACGCCGGTGAGACCCTGCTCTGCGACGTGGCCGAGATGGTCGAGATGTCATCCTCGGCGCTCTCCCATGCGTTGCGGCTACTGCGCACCGCCGGACTCGTCACCAATCGACGCGACGGCCGGATGGTGCACTACCGCCTGGCCGACAGCCACGTGCGGCTCCTGCTCGACATCACCCGGGAACACCTCGGGCACACCGCCGGCGCCCGGGGTGTGTGA
- the mobF gene encoding MobF family relaxase: MTATLHRIGAGDGYRYYTAMVASADEPREPGERLGEYYVRSGNPAGVWMGAGLAAVGVSGEVRESQLANLLGLGLHPDTGEQLGSRYRIFATVDERIAARLAKMGPLSPADEAAVRAEEERRGERQAVAGFDSTFSPVKSVSVAWALATPGVAAEIEAAHEVAVASTLAWIEREAITARTGADGVGHVNVSGLVAAAFTHRTSRAGDPDLHTHLVMSNKVLATLPDGSQRWLTLDSRGLYKANVAFSERYNRVLEDELHSRLGWSFRVRSDQPADAVAPIRELAQVPEALIVAFSQRRQQIEADYAARVRDYRNAHGHEPPKAVQYELAQAACLAQRPEKDKGSTEASERAEWERVAASILTPAERAQLAADLAPRTLGATVDRLGEVEIARIAGEVVAELQERRSDWTERHIAAAAQRHTATIRLPSPQARDELIAAITAAAGRLEDVVEVSVPERVRTPGELRRADGAPIWEAPASRRASTRTLLAAEARLLDAAREHTPARLPTASVDLVLGDHDLASDQLAVVRQLAEGERRVQLLVGPAGTGKTTTMRALVDVWQRAGGRPVRGLAPTAAAASVLRTETGMDQAATIDYWATLRRAGQPAAQFQPGELVIVDEAGMAGTLNLDRVVQAATRDGAHVVLVGDPRQLAAIASGGGLRLIQNEVGAAQLSTVWRFADVDPVTGKRVLREWEAEASLALRAGDAEAIEAYVEHDRVRSGSREAMLEDIYTAWQRDQAGDVESVMIATDNQTVQALSERVRADRIAAGHVTGPGVVLRNGSRASVGDIIVTRRNDRTLRVGGDFVKNGDLWTITELGSDGGLAVTGRHGVCVLPGGYVQANVELGYAMTAHRAQGLTVDHVHALVDDTLTREVLYVAATRGRRRNQLYTVTEHLLDAEAERPADPNQPARAVLRAVLEHSDAAVSATESIREEDERAASITTQLQRWRYVREHAGTDGALLDAALPAHVAADVRGDDAWPYLREVLHWRGEQAAEDLRRAYQSRPMAGADSPARVLAARLAEQPQPSAEAGDWLPAGGVDAYSDALLAAARDRAAELGARAAVGRPAWSSALGDLPQEPDARADWQHRAGMIAAYREAHDITSREPLGPEPANPLNREQWNRARTALPQPQPEQPEAGRPYGDLSVEDLQTRLVDTERLAARAERRFQAARSAEQAAGAGNEGPRAQEVDRDVATWTATLERLDQAEERAAAARQAADEAAELSTRLEQLEAHTPRRREREQWAHAVTAARAERDKAQQRAQAMTADAGHAAAGLPDAQHWPQVRAHASAGLHDAPARRERAVTEDRAERESAARSIAVLTRQIEMLQQQHRDLRMESERRADGYGTTSTAPAHMNDPDGPRYETERDHDYERG; encoded by the coding sequence GTGACGGCGACCCTGCATCGGATCGGCGCTGGCGACGGGTATCGCTACTACACGGCGATGGTGGCTAGCGCGGATGAGCCGCGGGAGCCCGGCGAGCGGCTGGGTGAGTACTACGTGCGCAGCGGCAACCCGGCCGGGGTGTGGATGGGTGCCGGGCTGGCGGCCGTGGGCGTGTCTGGTGAGGTGCGGGAGTCGCAGCTGGCGAACCTGCTCGGGCTCGGATTGCACCCGGACACGGGTGAGCAGCTGGGTTCGCGGTACCGGATCTTCGCGACCGTGGACGAGCGGATCGCGGCACGGCTGGCGAAGATGGGCCCGCTGTCCCCCGCCGACGAAGCGGCGGTGCGGGCGGAGGAAGAGCGCCGCGGTGAGCGGCAGGCGGTGGCCGGGTTCGACAGCACCTTCTCCCCCGTCAAGAGCGTGTCGGTGGCGTGGGCCTTAGCGACTCCCGGGGTCGCCGCCGAGATCGAGGCGGCGCATGAGGTGGCCGTTGCGAGCACGTTGGCGTGGATCGAGCGGGAGGCGATCACGGCCCGCACCGGTGCCGACGGTGTCGGGCACGTGAACGTGAGCGGGTTGGTCGCGGCGGCGTTCACGCACCGCACCAGCCGCGCCGGCGACCCGGACCTGCACACCCACCTAGTCATGTCGAACAAGGTCCTCGCGACCCTGCCGGACGGGTCGCAGCGGTGGCTGACCCTGGACTCCCGGGGCCTGTACAAGGCGAACGTGGCGTTCTCCGAGCGGTACAACCGGGTCCTGGAGGACGAGCTGCACAGCCGCCTCGGGTGGTCGTTTCGGGTCCGGTCGGACCAGCCGGCGGACGCGGTCGCGCCGATCCGCGAGCTCGCGCAGGTGCCCGAGGCGCTGATTGTCGCGTTCAGCCAGCGACGCCAGCAGATCGAGGCCGACTACGCCGCCCGGGTACGCGACTACCGCAACGCACATGGGCACGAGCCACCGAAGGCGGTGCAGTACGAGCTGGCGCAGGCCGCCTGCCTGGCGCAGCGGCCCGAGAAGGACAAGGGCAGCACCGAGGCGAGCGAACGCGCGGAGTGGGAACGGGTCGCCGCGAGCATCCTCACCCCCGCCGAACGTGCGCAGCTCGCGGCGGACCTGGCCCCCCGCACGCTAGGGGCGACCGTCGACCGTCTGGGTGAGGTGGAGATTGCGCGGATCGCCGGCGAGGTGGTCGCCGAGCTGCAGGAGCGCCGCTCGGACTGGACCGAGCGGCACATCGCCGCCGCCGCGCAGCGGCACACCGCGACCATCCGGCTCCCCTCGCCACAGGCCCGCGATGAGCTGATCGCGGCGATCACGGCCGCCGCGGGGCGCCTGGAGGACGTCGTGGAGGTCTCCGTGCCCGAGCGCGTCCGCACGCCGGGGGAGCTGCGGCGCGCGGACGGTGCGCCGATCTGGGAGGCCCCCGCCTCGCGACGCGCCTCCACCCGCACCCTGCTGGCGGCCGAGGCGCGGCTGCTGGACGCCGCCCGCGAACACACCCCCGCCCGGCTCCCGACCGCGTCGGTAGACCTGGTGCTGGGTGATCACGACCTCGCGAGTGACCAGCTGGCGGTGGTGCGACAGCTCGCCGAGGGCGAGCGGCGCGTGCAGCTGCTCGTCGGCCCGGCGGGGACCGGGAAGACCACGACCATGAGAGCGCTGGTGGACGTGTGGCAGCGGGCCGGTGGCCGGCCTGTGCGCGGCCTCGCCCCGACCGCGGCCGCGGCGTCGGTGCTGCGCACCGAGACCGGGATGGACCAGGCCGCCACCATCGACTACTGGGCCACGCTGCGGCGCGCCGGGCAGCCGGCCGCGCAGTTCCAGCCCGGTGAGCTCGTGATCGTGGACGAGGCCGGCATGGCCGGCACCCTGAACCTGGACCGCGTGGTGCAGGCCGCGACGCGCGACGGCGCGCACGTGGTGCTGGTCGGTGACCCGCGGCAGCTGGCCGCGATCGCCTCCGGCGGCGGCCTCCGGTTGATCCAGAACGAGGTCGGCGCGGCCCAGCTGTCCACGGTGTGGCGGTTCGCCGACGTCGACCCCGTGACCGGGAAGCGGGTGCTGCGCGAGTGGGAGGCCGAGGCCAGCCTCGCACTGCGCGCCGGGGACGCCGAAGCCATCGAGGCGTACGTCGAGCACGACCGGGTCCGCTCCGGCAGCCGCGAGGCGATGCTCGAGGACATCTACACCGCCTGGCAGCGCGACCAAGCCGGGGACGTGGAGTCGGTCATGATCGCCACCGACAACCAGACCGTGCAGGCACTGTCCGAGAGGGTGCGCGCGGACCGGATCGCCGCCGGCCACGTCACCGGGCCGGGCGTGGTGCTGCGTAACGGCAGCCGTGCCAGCGTCGGCGACATCATCGTCACCCGCCGCAACGACCGCACCCTGCGGGTCGGCGGGGACTTCGTGAAGAACGGCGACCTCTGGACCATCACTGAGCTCGGGTCGGACGGCGGGCTGGCGGTCACCGGCCGGCACGGAGTGTGCGTGCTGCCCGGCGGGTACGTGCAGGCGAACGTCGAGCTCGGGTACGCGATGACCGCGCACCGCGCCCAAGGCCTCACGGTCGACCACGTGCACGCCCTGGTCGATGACACCCTCACCCGCGAGGTGCTGTACGTCGCGGCCACGCGCGGGCGGCGCCGCAACCAGCTCTACACCGTCACCGAGCACCTGCTCGATGCCGAGGCCGAACGCCCCGCGGACCCGAACCAGCCGGCACGGGCTGTGCTGCGCGCGGTGCTGGAGCACTCGGATGCTGCCGTGTCGGCGACCGAGTCCATCCGCGAAGAGGACGAGCGGGCCGCCAGCATCACCACCCAGCTGCAGCGATGGCGGTACGTGCGCGAGCACGCCGGCACCGACGGCGCCCTCCTCGACGCGGCGCTGCCGGCGCATGTTGCCGCCGACGTGCGCGGCGACGACGCCTGGCCCTACCTGCGCGAGGTCCTGCACTGGCGCGGGGAGCAGGCTGCCGAGGACCTGCGCCGCGCCTACCAGTCCCGCCCCATGGCCGGCGCGGACTCCCCCGCCCGCGTACTTGCCGCCCGACTGGCGGAGCAGCCACAACCATCAGCAGAGGCAGGCGACTGGCTGCCGGCCGGCGGCGTCGACGCCTACAGCGATGCCCTCCTCGCAGCAGCACGTGACCGCGCCGCGGAGCTCGGCGCCCGAGCAGCCGTGGGGAGGCCCGCGTGGTCCAGCGCGCTCGGCGACCTCCCGCAGGAGCCTGACGCTCGAGCGGACTGGCAGCACCGCGCTGGCATGATCGCGGCCTACCGCGAAGCACACGACATCACCTCACGCGAACCGCTCGGCCCCGAACCAGCCAACCCCCTGAACAGGGAGCAGTGGAACCGCGCCCGCACCGCGCTACCTCAGCCCCAGCCCGAACAGCCCGAGGCCGGACGGCCGTACGGGGACCTCTCCGTCGAGGACCTGCAGACACGGCTGGTCGACACTGAGCGGCTCGCGGCGCGTGCCGAACGCCGGTTCCAGGCGGCGCGCTCCGCGGAGCAGGCTGCCGGCGCGGGTAATGAGGGGCCGCGCGCGCAGGAGGTCGACCGGGACGTCGCGACGTGGACGGCGACCCTGGAACGCCTAGACCAGGCCGAGGAACGGGCCGCGGCCGCTCGGCAGGCCGCAGACGAAGCGGCAGAGCTCTCCACTCGCCTCGAGCAGCTCGAGGCACACACGCCGCGGCGGCGGGAACGCGAACAATGGGCGCACGCCGTCACCGCGGCACGAGCCGAGCGGGACAAGGCGCAGCAGCGCGCCCAGGCAATGACCGCAGACGCTGGCCACGCCGCGGCAGGACTACCCGACGCACAGCACTGGCCACAAGTGCGCGCGCACGCATCCGCCGGACTGCACGACGCCCCAGCGCGGCGCGAGCGAGCCGTCACCGAGGACCGAGCCGAACGCGAAAGCGCTGCCCGGAGCATCGCGGTCCTGACCCGCCAGATCGAGATGTTGCAGCAGCAGCACCGCGACCTGCGCATGGAGAGCGAGCGGCGGGCCGACGGCTACGGCACAACCTCGACGGCGCCGGCCCACATGAACGACCCAGACGGTCCGCGGTACGAGACCGAGCGGGATCACGACTACGAACGCGGCTAA
- a CDS encoding transposase, producing the protein MEDEVMARPTKYPRELRERAIRMVAEALEEGSYDSEFTAIRSVSQKLGIKSPESLRRWIRQGEIDAGSRPGKTTQELAEIRELKRENAELRRANEILKSASAFFAAELDRPHRF; encoded by the coding sequence ATGGAGGATGAGGTCATGGCACGTCCCACGAAGTATCCCCGCGAACTGCGGGAGCGTGCGATTCGTATGGTCGCTGAGGCTCTGGAAGAGGGCAGCTACGACAGCGAGTTCACGGCGATCCGCTCGGTGAGCCAGAAGTTGGGTATCAAATCGCCGGAAAGCCTGCGGCGGTGGATCCGTCAGGGCGAGATCGATGCCGGCTCACGGCCGGGCAAGACCACGCAGGAGCTCGCGGAGATCCGCGAGCTGAAACGGGAGAATGCCGAGCTGCGACGGGCGAATGAGATCTTGAAGTCGGCCTCGGCTTTCTTCGCGGCGGAGCTCGACCGCCCACACAGGTTCTAG
- a CDS encoding cation diffusion facilitator family transporter, with amino-acid sequence MCEPVGHGHSHGHGGAATAGARHRTPLLIAFALTAAYMLVELVVGLATGSLALLSDAAHMGTDLLGLGMALAAIILAQASAHPQRTFGTYRLEVLAALANGVLLFGVAGYVLFEAWQRLTSPPEVPGLPMLMVAVVGLIVNLISFRLLMAGAKESLNVKGAYLEVFSDMLGSVGVIVAAIIIFTTGWRYADPLIGAGIGLFILPRTWRLTAQALRILMEVAPAGLDVDEVQDRILRLPGVAGVHDLHIWTVTSGLETASGHVVLAEDADLHAVLDRVTTLLAEEYHVTHATIQCEPASHEDHVNPI; translated from the coding sequence GTGTGTGAACCCGTGGGCCACGGGCACAGTCACGGGCACGGGGGCGCCGCGACGGCGGGGGCCCGCCACCGCACCCCGCTGCTGATCGCGTTCGCGCTGACCGCCGCCTACATGCTCGTCGAGCTCGTGGTGGGACTGGCCACCGGTTCATTGGCGCTGCTCTCCGACGCCGCCCACATGGGCACCGACCTGCTCGGCCTGGGGATGGCGTTGGCAGCGATCATCCTCGCGCAGGCCTCGGCTCATCCCCAGCGCACCTTCGGCACCTACCGGCTGGAGGTCCTCGCGGCGCTGGCCAACGGGGTGCTGCTGTTCGGCGTTGCCGGCTACGTGCTGTTCGAGGCGTGGCAGCGGTTGACCTCGCCCCCGGAGGTGCCCGGGCTGCCGATGCTGATGGTCGCGGTCGTCGGGCTGATCGTGAACCTGATCAGCTTCCGGCTGTTGATGGCCGGGGCCAAGGAGTCCCTGAACGTCAAGGGCGCCTACCTGGAGGTCTTTTCCGACATGCTGGGCTCGGTCGGGGTGATCGTGGCGGCCATCATCATCTTCACCACCGGCTGGCGCTACGCCGACCCGCTCATCGGTGCCGGAATCGGGTTGTTCATCCTGCCCCGCACCTGGCGGCTGACCGCGCAGGCGCTGCGGATCCTGATGGAGGTTGCCCCGGCCGGTCTCGACGTCGACGAGGTCCAGGACCGCATCCTCCGGCTCCCCGGTGTCGCCGGCGTCCACGACCTGCACATCTGGACCGTCACCTCGGGACTGGAGACTGCCAGCGGCCACGTCGTGCTGGCCGAGGACGCCGACCTGCACGCCGTCCTCGACCGGGTCACCACTCTGCTGGCCGAGGAATACCATGTCACCCACGCCACCATCCAATGCGAGCCGGCCAGCCACGAGGATCATGTCAACCCCATCTGA
- a CDS encoding heavy metal translocating P-type ATPase, which yields MSDACGCDDGPATGEQSGDGAPERLWQVREFQFAAVSGVFLLAALVAGWADAARPVQLTLEAAALLAGAYTFVPATLKRLARGKIGVGTLMTIAAVGAVVLGEVGEAAMLAFLFSISEGLEEYSLARTRRGLRALLSLVPERATVLRGGTEIEVDPAGLRIGDRMLLKPGERVATDGIIREGRTTLDVSAITGESMPVEAGPSSEVFAGSINGTGVLEVEVTTTAEDNSLARIVRIVEAEQTRKGASQRLADRIAKPLVPGVMIAAALIAVIGSLLGDPSTWIERALVVLVAASPCALAISVPVAVVSAVGAASKLGVLVKGGAALEALGQVRGVALDKTGTLTANRPVVIDVVTTDGVSREQVLRLAAALEARSEHPLARAILAATDDVTAAADVEAVTGAGLTGRLHGRRIRLGRPGWLDAGPLIADVARMQQAGATAVLIEHDGEVIGAIAVRDELRPEAAEVIAQLRRDGYHVAMLTGDNHATAAALASDVAITDVHAELRPEDKAQLIRQLRTQRPTAMVGDGVNDAPALATADLGIAMGAMGSDVAIETADVALMGEDLRHLPLAFSHARHARRIMLQNVGLSLGLIIILMPLALLGILGLAAVVLVHELAEVVVIANGVRAGRTSPLQDTTGAGQALLRSDAARAAA from the coding sequence ATGAGTGACGCGTGCGGTTGTGACGACGGGCCGGCCACGGGGGAGCAGTCCGGTGATGGTGCGCCGGAACGGCTGTGGCAGGTCAGGGAGTTCCAGTTCGCGGCGGTCTCTGGGGTGTTCCTGCTTGCCGCGCTAGTCGCCGGCTGGGCTGACGCCGCTCGCCCGGTACAGCTCACGCTGGAAGCGGCGGCGTTGTTGGCCGGTGCGTACACGTTCGTGCCCGCCACGCTGAAACGGCTGGCCCGCGGCAAGATCGGGGTCGGCACGCTGATGACGATCGCCGCGGTCGGCGCGGTCGTCCTTGGCGAGGTCGGCGAGGCCGCGATGCTGGCCTTCCTTTTCTCCATCAGCGAGGGCCTGGAGGAGTACTCCTTGGCCCGCACCCGCCGTGGTCTGCGGGCCCTGCTGTCGCTGGTCCCCGAACGGGCCACGGTGCTGCGCGGCGGTACCGAGATCGAGGTGGACCCGGCCGGGCTGCGGATCGGTGACCGGATGCTGCTCAAGCCGGGGGAGCGGGTCGCCACCGACGGGATCATCCGGGAGGGCCGCACCACCCTCGACGTCTCGGCGATCACCGGAGAATCCATGCCGGTGGAGGCAGGGCCATCGAGCGAGGTGTTCGCCGGGTCGATTAATGGCACCGGTGTGCTCGAGGTCGAGGTCACCACTACCGCCGAAGACAACTCCCTGGCCCGGATCGTGCGGATCGTGGAGGCCGAACAAACCCGCAAGGGCGCCTCACAGCGCCTCGCGGACCGGATCGCCAAACCTCTGGTGCCCGGCGTCATGATCGCCGCTGCGCTGATCGCGGTGATCGGCAGCCTGCTGGGTGACCCGTCGACCTGGATTGAGCGTGCCCTCGTGGTCCTGGTGGCCGCCTCACCGTGCGCCCTGGCGATCTCGGTCCCGGTCGCTGTGGTCTCCGCGGTCGGTGCGGCCAGCAAGCTGGGCGTGCTGGTCAAGGGAGGCGCGGCACTCGAAGCCCTCGGCCAGGTCCGCGGCGTGGCGCTGGACAAGACCGGCACCCTCACCGCGAACCGGCCCGTCGTCATCGACGTCGTCACCACAGACGGCGTCAGCCGCGAGCAGGTCCTGCGCCTGGCCGCGGCCCTGGAGGCGCGCAGCGAACACCCCCTCGCCCGGGCGATCCTGGCGGCCACGGATGACGTCACCGCAGCCGCGGATGTGGAAGCAGTCACCGGAGCCGGGCTCACCGGTCGCCTGCACGGACGTCGGATTCGGCTAGGGCGCCCTGGCTGGCTCGACGCCGGCCCACTGATCGCGGACGTCGCGCGGATGCAGCAAGCCGGCGCCACCGCAGTGCTGATCGAGCACGACGGCGAGGTCATCGGCGCGATCGCGGTCCGTGACGAGCTGCGACCGGAAGCCGCCGAGGTCATCGCACAGCTGCGCCGGGACGGCTATCACGTCGCCATGCTCACCGGTGACAACCACGCCACCGCCGCCGCGCTAGCCAGCGACGTCGCGATCACCGACGTCCACGCCGAGCTGCGCCCTGAGGACAAGGCCCAGCTGATCCGCCAGCTGCGCACCCAACGACCCACCGCGATGGTCGGTGACGGCGTCAACGACGCACCCGCCCTGGCCACGGCCGACCTAGGCATCGCCATGGGCGCGATGGGCAGCGACGTGGCGATCGAGACCGCCGACGTCGCGCTGATGGGCGAGGACCTGCGCCACCTTCCGCTGGCCTTCAGCCACGCCCGACACGCTCGCCGGATCATGCTGCAGAACGTCGGTCTGTCGCTCGGACTGATCATCATCCTGATGCCGCTCGCGCTGCTCGGCATCCTCGGGCTGGCCGCGGTGGTGCTGGTCCACGAGCTGGCCGAGGTCGTCGTGATCGCCAACGGTGTGCGCGCCGGGCGCACCTCACCGCTCCAAGACACAACGGGTGCGGGCCAAGCCCTGCTCAGATCCGATGCGGCACGGGCGGCCGCGTGA